One window from the genome of Cucumis melo cultivar AY chromosome 10, USDA_Cmelo_AY_1.0, whole genome shotgun sequence encodes:
- the LOC103499365 gene encoding T-complex protein 1 subunit eta-like: MRLNIIDIKKVPGGTMRDSLVNGVAFKKTFSHAGFEQQPKKFSNPKILLLNIELELKSEKENAEIRLSDPSQYQSIVDA; this comes from the exons atgaggcTAAATATAATTGACATAAAGAAG GTTCCTGGAGGGACCATGCGTGACTCCTTGGTAAATGGTGTTGCCTTCAAGAAGACATTTTCTCATGCAGGTTTCGAACAACAACCTAAGAAGTTTTCAAATCCAAAAATTCTCTTGCTAAATATTGAATTGGAATTGAAATCGGAGAAAGAAAATGCAGAGATACG GCTCTCTGATCCGTCACAGTATCAGTCCATTGTTGATGCATAA